In the Malaya genurostris strain Urasoe2022 chromosome 1, Malgen_1.1, whole genome shotgun sequence genome, one interval contains:
- the LOC131425745 gene encoding probable chitinase 10 — MEVKGGTLFSVVVLLSLTALVQAIGEEKPRRLVCHYTTWSQGRAGDASYRIEDVPGQLCTHVVYNFIGIDEDTYELMPLQREIDIVQNGFGRFVDLKKKYPQLRLSIAVGGWAHGGEKFSRMAAFRRRRQKFVVSVVKFLEQYGFDGLELAWLYPGNPERGGNVNDKDNFIYLAEELSRAFQKIGRGWELAIQVPADKSRLGIGYEIDALCDATDYVHLIGYDMRGWWNNFADVHSPMTDRPHDQGNFRGINVKEGVEQWLSKGCSPSKMVLGVPMLGRTYILASSQENGIGSQTTGPGPAGRYTHEAGYLGYFEICLKFKDARSKWRQLWDDVGLCPYAYQGREWIGYENEQSLQEKVKFVKEKQLAGIFAFSLDLDDYRGDCGGEPYPLTRELYKYIEENKSDSDITSGIDRPWSDKWLFQFLIILVCVVNKAASRRTTTTQLQFTRHRRHNMKHAALLILLTSTVIDYARGLVHNTSKGRRFICHYTTWSRTRLQDGASYSIEDIPGELCSHVVYNFVGVDEKTYELVSMQPEFDLNENGFQRFAALKEKFPNLKLLAAVGGWGHGGEKFSKMTEFRERRARFVASVQKFLHKNKFDGLEVVWLYPGNFDRGGSVNDKDNFYYLIRELAKAFKDSGKEWEISVQVPADKSRIDVGYQIDALCEAADFIHVIGYDLRGWWNNFADVHSPMADRPHDEGNFVGLNVNNGVEQWLHEGCPASKIVLGVPLFGRTYLLSSPEDNAVGAPTIGAGSAGEYTNEAGYLGYCEICQALPNMTVRWDDIGQCPYAFSSEEWIGYEDERSLRAKIDWAIKNRLAGIYAFSLDLDDYRGHCGTPYPLTKVLHIYYEQTKHESLVTWP; from the exons ATGGAAGTAAAAG GGGGTACGTTATTCTCTGTAGTGGTATTATTGTCCCTCACCGCACTGGTGCAGGCTATAGGAGAAG AAAAACCACGACGACTGGTGTGTCATTATACTACTTGGTCGCAGGGCCGCGCAGGAGATGCTTCCTACCGCATTGAGGATGTTCCCGGACAACTGTGCACGCATGTCGTATACAATTTTATCGGCATCGATGAAGATACTTACGAGTTGATGCCCCTGCAGCGTGAAATCGACATCGTCCAGAACGGGTTTGGTCGTTTTgtggatttgaaaaaaaaatatcctcAACTGCGTCTCTCAATCGCCGTCGGAGGGTGGGCTCACGGGGGTGAAAAATTCAGCCGAATGGCAGCGTTCAGACGTCGACGACAGAAATTCGTTGTGAGCGTAGTGAAATTTTTGGAACAGTATGGTTTCGATGGATTGGAACTTGCCTGGTTGTATCCTGGAAATCCAGAGCGAGGAGGCAACGTTAATGATAAGGATAATTTTATTTACTTAGCCGAAGAGCTTTCACGTGCCTTCCAGAAGATCGGACGTGGTTGGGAACTAGCTATTCAGGTACCGGCTGATAAGTCTAGACTAGGGATAGGATATGAAATCGATGCCTTGTGCGA CGCTACCGATTATGTGCACCTGATTGGATATGACATGCGCGGTTGGTGGAATAACTTTGCGGATGTGCACAGTCCAATGACGGATCGACCACACGATCAAGGTAACTTCCGGGGAATCAATGTTAAGGAAGGCGTTGAACAGTGGCTTTCAAAAGGATGTTCTCCGAGCAAAATGGTTCTCGGAGTTCCGATGCTCGGTAGGACCTATATTCTGgcgagttcccaagaaaacggcATCGGTTCCCAAACTACGGGGCCGGGTCCAGCCGGTCGTTATACTCACGAGGCCGGGTATCTAGGATATTTCGAAATTTGTCTCAAGTTCAAAGATGCGCGCTCAAAATGGCGCCAGCTGTGGGATGATGTTGGACTTTGTCCATATGCCTACCAGGGACGCGAATGGATTGGTTATGAGAATGAGCAATCACTGCAGGAAAAGGTCAAGTTCGTCAAAGAGAAACAGCTGGCTGGAATATTCGCTTTTTCATTGGACCTGGATGATTATCGAGGCGATTGTGGTGGGGAACCCTATCCACTAACCAGAGAGTTGTACAAATACATAGAGGAAAATAAATCGGACAGTGATATTACATCTGGTATTGATCGGCCATGGTCGGACAAG TGGCTTTTCCAGTTTTTAATCATACTCGTTTGTGTGGTTAATAAAGCTGCGTCGCGGCGGACTACGACTACTCAGTTGCAGTTCACGCGTCATCGACGACACAACATGAAACACGCTG CGCTGCTAATACTGCTGACTTCGACGGTCATAGACTATGCTCGAGGGCTCGTTCATAATACATCCAAGGGGAGGAGATTTATCTGCCACTACACAACTTGGTCCCGAACAAGACTGCAAGATGGAGCATCCTACAGTATTGAAGACATTCCGGGGGAGCTTTGTTCCCATGTGGTATACAACTTTGTCGGAGTTGACGAGAAAACGTACGAACTGGTTTCGATGCAACCAGaattcgatttgaatgaaaacGGTTTTCAGCGATTTGCAGcattgaaggaaaaatttccgaaCCTGAAGCTGTTGGCAGCCGTCGGAGGTTGGGGGCATGGCGGTGAAAAGTTCAGTAAAATGACAGAGTTTCGTGAAAGGCGGGCCCGTTTTGTGGCTAGTGTGCAAAAGTTTCTTCACAAAAACAAATTCGATGGGCTGGAGGTTGTGTGGCTATACCCGGGAAATTTTGATCGGGGTGGCAGCGTGAATGATAAAGACAATTTTTACTATTTGATACGGGAACTGGCGAAAGCATTCAAAGATTCCGGTAAAGAATGGGAAATTAGTGTGCAAGTGCCAGCTGATAAGTCACGAATTGATGTCGGTTACCAGATCGATGCGCTGTGCGA AGCAGCTGATTTCATTCACGTCATTGGTTACGATTTACGCGGCTGGTGGAACAACTTTGCTGATGTGCACAGTCCGATGGCAGATCGTCCCCATGATGAGGGAAACTTCGTGGGGCTAAATGTGAACAACGGAGTGGAGCAGTGGTTACATGAAGGCTGCCCAGCCAGCAAAATCGTACTGGGTGTACCGCTTTTCGGCCGGACATATCTTTTATCCAGTCCCGAAGATAATGCTGTGGGTGCACCGACTATTGGAGCCGGATCCGCTGGAGAATATACCAATGAAGCTGGATATCTcggttattgtgagatctgtcaAGCACTTCCCAATATGACAGTCCGATGGGATGATATTGGCCAGTGCCCTTATGCGTTCAGTAGCGAGGAATGGATCGGATATGAAGACGAGCGATCGCTCAGAGCCAAAATCGATTGGGCAATCAAAAATCGTCTCGCAGGAATATATGCCTTCTCGCTCGATCTAGACGACTATCGGGGCCATTGTGGGACACCGTATCCTCTGACCAAAGTGCTACATATATACTACGAACAAACCAAGCACGAATCGCTCGTAACATGGCCTTAA